A region of Moorena producens PAL-8-15-08-1 DNA encodes the following proteins:
- the ureC gene encoding urease subunit alpha yields the protein MSYRMDRRAYAETYGPTVGDRIRLADTELVIEVEQDYTTYGDEVKFGGGKVIRDGMGQSPISRAEGAVDLVITNALILDWWGIVKADIGIKDGKIVNIGKAGNPYIQDNVTIIIGPSTEAVAGEGMIVTAGGIDAHIHFICPQQIETAIASGITTMIGGGTGPATGTNATTCTPGAWNIHRMLQAADAFPVNLGFLGKGNSAKPEGLQEQVIAGAMGLKLHEDWGTTPATIDTCLSVADQFDIQVAIHTDTLNEAGFVENTIAAFKNRVIHTYHTEGAGGGHAPDIIKVCSEANVLPSSTNPTRPYTLNTLEEHLDMLMVCHHLDRGIPEDVAFAESRIRRETIAAEDILHDLGAFSMIASDSQAMGRVGEVIIRTWQTAHKMKVQRGVLSTTPGETGENDNFRAKRYVAKYTINPAIAHGIANYVGSIAEGKLADLCLWRPAMFGVKPEIVIKGGAIAWSQMGDANASIPTPQPIHMRPMFGSFGGAIAATSVTFVSQAALDQDIPAQIGLQKSAVAVSNTRNLSKTDMKLNDALPQIEVNPETYEVRADGELLTCEPATVLPMAQRYFLF from the coding sequence ATGAGTTATCGTATGGATCGTCGTGCCTACGCCGAAACTTATGGTCCTACTGTAGGCGATCGCATCCGCTTGGCTGATACAGAACTAGTGATCGAAGTGGAACAGGACTACACCACCTATGGTGATGAAGTTAAATTCGGTGGTGGCAAAGTGATTAGAGATGGGATGGGACAATCCCCCATCTCCCGCGCTGAGGGTGCTGTGGATTTGGTGATCACTAATGCCCTAATCCTGGATTGGTGGGGTATTGTTAAAGCCGATATTGGTATTAAAGACGGGAAAATAGTCAACATTGGCAAAGCCGGAAATCCATACATCCAGGACAATGTCACTATTATTATTGGTCCTAGCACCGAAGCAGTTGCTGGGGAAGGCATGATTGTCACTGCTGGGGGGATTGATGCTCACATTCACTTTATTTGTCCCCAACAGATTGAAACTGCGATCGCATCTGGTATCACTACTATGATCGGCGGTGGTACAGGTCCAGCCACTGGCACTAACGCCACAACCTGTACTCCTGGTGCTTGGAATATTCACCGGATGCTGCAAGCTGCCGATGCATTTCCTGTGAATCTAGGGTTTTTAGGCAAAGGCAATAGTGCCAAACCCGAAGGATTACAGGAACAAGTGATAGCAGGTGCGATGGGATTGAAGCTGCACGAAGACTGGGGCACTACTCCAGCCACTATTGATACCTGTTTAAGTGTAGCGGATCAGTTTGATATCCAGGTGGCAATTCATACCGATACCCTTAATGAAGCCGGGTTTGTGGAAAATACCATTGCTGCCTTCAAAAACCGAGTCATTCACACCTACCACACCGAAGGAGCAGGGGGAGGTCATGCTCCAGATATTATTAAAGTGTGTAGTGAAGCTAATGTATTGCCCTCTTCTACCAATCCTACCCGTCCCTATACCCTTAATACCCTAGAAGAACATCTCGATATGCTCATGGTGTGCCATCACCTAGACCGGGGCATTCCTGAAGATGTGGCCTTCGCTGAGTCCCGGATTCGTCGGGAAACTATTGCTGCTGAGGATATCCTTCATGATTTAGGGGCATTCAGTATGATTGCCTCTGATTCTCAAGCCATGGGACGGGTGGGTGAAGTGATTATCCGTACCTGGCAGACAGCCCACAAAATGAAAGTGCAACGGGGAGTGTTATCCACTACTCCTGGGGAAACTGGGGAAAATGACAATTTCCGAGCCAAGCGTTACGTTGCCAAGTATACGATTAATCCTGCGATCGCTCATGGAATTGCCAATTATGTCGGTTCCATTGCAGAAGGAAAGCTAGCCGATTTGTGTCTGTGGCGTCCAGCCATGTTTGGAGTCAAGCCAGAGATAGTGATTAAAGGTGGTGCGATCGCATGGTCCCAAATGGGTGATGCCAATGCTAGTATTCCCACACCCCAGCCGATTCATATGCGTCCGATGTTTGGGAGTTTTGGTGGTGCGATCGCAGCCACATCCGTTACCTTTGTCTCCCAAGCTGCCTTAGACCAAGACATCCCAGCTCAAATTGGCTTACAAAAATCCGCTGTTGCCGTTTCCAACACCCGCAACTTAAGTAAGACCGACATGAAACTCAACGACGCCTTGCCACAGATTGAGGTCAATCCAGAAACCTATGAAGTCAGAGCTGATGGGGAATTATTAACATGCGAGCCCGCAACAGTTTTACCTATGGCACAGCGTTACTTCTTATTTTGA
- a CDS encoding urease subunit beta has product MIPGEIIPQTGEIELNAGRATIRVRVANTGDRPIQVGSHFHFFEVNEALQFDREATTGMRLNIPAGTAIRFEPGDEREVELVTLVGSRQVYGFNGKINGQLDSST; this is encoded by the coding sequence GTGATTCCAGGCGAAATCATTCCCCAAACAGGGGAAATAGAACTCAATGCTGGTCGTGCCACCATCAGAGTACGGGTAGCGAATACAGGCGATCGCCCTATTCAAGTAGGGTCTCATTTTCACTTCTTTGAAGTCAACGAAGCTCTCCAATTTGACCGGGAAGCTACTACAGGCATGCGCTTAAATATTCCAGCTGGCACCGCTATCCGCTTTGAACCGGGAGACGAACGAGAGGTGGAATTAGTCACTCTTGTCGGTAGCCGTCAGGTGTACGGCTTCAATGGCAAAATTAATGGTCAACTTGATAGCTCAACTTGA
- the ureA gene encoding urease subunit gamma: MQLTPQEKDKLLIFTAALLAERRKEKGLKLNYPEAVAYISAEILEGAREGRPVADLMSYGTTLLTRDDVMEGVPEMVNEVQVEATFPDGTKLVTVHDPIR, encoded by the coding sequence ATGCAACTGACACCCCAAGAAAAGGATAAATTACTAATTTTTACTGCCGCCTTATTGGCAGAACGGCGCAAGGAAAAGGGGTTGAAGCTAAATTACCCAGAAGCCGTTGCCTATATTTCTGCGGAAATTTTGGAAGGTGCTAGGGAAGGACGTCCAGTAGCTGATTTAATGAGTTACGGCACTACCCTGCTGACCCGGGATGATGTGATGGAAGGAGTACCCGAAATGGTGAATGAAGTCCAGGTAGAAGCAACCTTTCCCGATGGGACTAAACTGGTTACTGTACATGACCCAATTCGTTAG
- a CDS encoding urease accessory protein UreD, producing the protein MNQLSQPQPTDSDKSRWHGSLKLRFALADGKTQPIHTYAKAPLKVQRPFYPEGLGVCHTVVLHTAGGMVAGDRLSQDIHLESGTNVLITTAAASKAYGRGSASASLRNYSTNNEKLRASLNQPEARQNISSANPENNSASLNQPETRQIIRLQVETGACLEWFPQETIVFNGAVYRQDLRVELAPGASWLGWEITRFGRSARGERFVEGNWRSHTEVWQQGHPQWIDRQWLPASEATFSSPYGLAGQPVVGTLALVGQPVSSQIIEQARGLWSAREYVGEAGVTQLMSGLLCRYRGASTEEVRHWFTEVWQLLRVNLFGRPIIKPRVWPL; encoded by the coding sequence GTGAATCAACTTTCTCAACCACAACCGACAGATAGTGATAAATCTCGATGGCATGGCAGCCTTAAATTACGCTTTGCCTTAGCCGATGGAAAAACTCAACCTATTCACACCTACGCCAAAGCTCCCTTGAAGGTACAGCGACCCTTTTATCCAGAAGGGCTAGGGGTTTGTCACACTGTGGTACTTCATACCGCTGGAGGAATGGTAGCAGGGGACAGGTTGTCTCAAGATATCCACCTTGAATCGGGGACTAATGTTTTAATTACCACTGCTGCTGCTAGTAAAGCTTATGGTAGGGGCAGTGCTAGCGCTAGTCTAAGAAACTATAGCACTAATAATGAAAAGCTTAGGGCTAGTCTAAACCAACCAGAAGCTAGACAAAATATTTCTAGCGCTAATCCAGAAAACAATAGCGCTAGTTTAAACCAGCCAGAAACTAGACAAATCATCCGGCTCCAAGTAGAGACTGGTGCTTGTTTAGAATGGTTTCCCCAGGAAACGATAGTATTCAATGGTGCAGTTTATCGGCAGGATTTGCGGGTAGAATTAGCGCCGGGAGCCAGTTGGTTAGGCTGGGAAATTACTCGATTTGGACGCAGTGCTAGAGGAGAAAGGTTTGTGGAGGGAAATTGGCGATCGCATACGGAAGTTTGGCAGCAAGGACATCCACAGTGGATTGACCGACAATGGTTACCAGCTAGCGAAGCCACCTTCTCTAGTCCTTATGGTTTAGCAGGACAACCAGTGGTAGGAACATTAGCTTTGGTAGGGCAACCGGTATCATCACAGATTATCGAACAAGCCAGAGGACTGTGGAGTGCTAGGGAGTATGTGGGGGAAGCTGGGGTAACTCAGCTGATGTCAGGATTATTATGCCGCTACCGTGGTGCTTCGACTGAGGAGGTGAGACACTGGTTTACAGAGGTTTGGCAACTGTTGCGTGTTAATCTATTCGGGCGTCCTATTATTAAGCCACGAGTTTGGCCGTTGTAA